The Acetomicrobium flavidum genome window below encodes:
- a CDS encoding glycosyltransferase family 4 protein, which produces MVERQVVTIHDITPLDHPEWLNPRFARWYQFLIPRLVHKAQKVIAVSEFTKSRICDIASLKPNKVVVIYNGIDERFRPKSFEEIDQVKDALGISDFRYILTVATIEPRKNMQRLLEAWSTIYSRLPRDIWLVVAGAKGKDIIFKNTSLDELPPKVCMPGYVPDEYLPTLYSGAIALIYVSLYEGFGLPPLEAMACGTPVLTSNVTSLPEVVGDAALMVDPYDVDAIAEGIKRLIEDDNLRKELSQKGLVRAKLFSWDRTAEITWSVLKEAANL; this is translated from the coding sequence ATGGTGGAGAGACAAGTTGTAACAATTCACGATATTACACCGTTAGATCACCCCGAGTGGCTGAATCCCAGGTTTGCAAGATGGTATCAATTTTTGATCCCTCGTTTGGTTCATAAGGCGCAAAAGGTCATTGCTGTATCTGAGTTTACAAAAAGTAGGATATGTGATATTGCGTCATTGAAGCCTAATAAGGTTGTTGTCATTTACAATGGCATCGATGAACGTTTTCGACCTAAATCTTTTGAGGAAATAGACCAAGTTAAGGATGCACTCGGAATTTCAGATTTTAGATATATTCTTACAGTGGCGACCATTGAGCCTCGAAAAAACATGCAGAGATTACTTGAGGCATGGAGCACTATATACTCGCGTTTGCCCCGGGACATTTGGTTAGTGGTGGCGGGAGCTAAAGGAAAGGATATAATTTTTAAAAACACTTCGCTTGATGAACTACCTCCAAAAGTGTGCATGCCCGGATATGTACCAGATGAATATCTTCCTACATTATATTCTGGGGCTATCGCATTAATATACGTATCTTTGTATGAAGGCTTTGGCCTTCCTCCCCTTGAGGCAATGGCCTGCGGCACGCCGGTGTTGACATCTAACGTGACATCTCTTCCAGAGGTGGTTGGCGATGCTGCGCTTATGGTGGATCCTTATGATGTAGATGCCATAGCTGAAGGCATTAAGCGCCTTATAGAAGACGACAATTTGCGAAAAGAGCTGTCGCAGAAGGGCCTTGTTCGTGCTAAGCTATTTAGTTGGGATAGAACTGCAGAAATTACTTGGAGCGTGCTCAAGGAAGCCGCTAACTTGTGA
- a CDS encoding glycosyltransferase family 4 protein, which yields MICLEGTYTLSKVAIVHDWLVTYAGAERVLEEIINCFPEADLFAIVDFIPKNERSFLKDKPVKTSFIQKLPFAKKKYRTYLPFMPLAVEQLDLSGYDIVISSSHAVAKGVITGPDQLHISYVHSPMRYAWDLQHQYLKETGLDRGLKGWLAKRELHKLRMWDLRTANGVDHFLANSRFIARRIWKVYRREATVIYPPVDVNSFTLCEQKEDFFLTASRMVPYKKIDLIAEAFSLMPDKRLYIIGDGPDFDKVKSKSGANVELLGYQPFEVLRNYMQRAKAFVFAAEEDFGIVPVEAQACGTPVIAYGKGGALETVTEGETGLFFDAQTTSSIIEAIQRFEDIKDRFIPAKIREKSLRFSRDRFKREFISFVDEAWETFKSR from the coding sequence ATGATCTGTTTGGAGGGAACATACACATTGAGTAAAGTTGCCATCGTTCACGATTGGCTTGTCACGTATGCAGGAGCAGAACGGGTGCTAGAGGAGATCATAAATTGCTTCCCCGAGGCGGATCTTTTCGCCATTGTGGACTTTATTCCCAAGAATGAACGAAGCTTTTTAAAGGATAAGCCCGTGAAGACGTCTTTTATACAAAAACTTCCCTTTGCCAAAAAGAAATACAGGACTTACTTGCCTTTTATGCCATTGGCAGTGGAGCAGCTTGACCTTTCAGGCTACGATATAGTCATCTCAAGCTCACACGCCGTGGCAAAAGGCGTCATAACCGGGCCTGATCAGCTTCATATAAGCTATGTCCACTCTCCCATGCGGTATGCCTGGGATCTTCAGCATCAGTATTTAAAAGAGACGGGCCTTGACCGCGGCTTAAAGGGGTGGCTTGCAAAGAGAGAACTCCATAAGCTTCGGATGTGGGATTTGAGGACTGCTAACGGAGTCGATCATTTCCTCGCCAATTCCCGCTTCATCGCCAGGAGAATTTGGAAGGTATACCGCAGGGAAGCGACGGTAATATATCCTCCTGTCGACGTCAATTCCTTCACGCTCTGCGAACAAAAAGAGGACTTTTTCCTAACGGCATCACGCATGGTTCCCTACAAGAAGATCGACTTGATAGCAGAGGCATTTTCTCTCATGCCCGATAAACGCCTCTACATCATAGGTGACGGCCCGGATTTCGATAAGGTAAAATCTAAATCGGGGGCAAACGTCGAACTTTTGGGATATCAGCCCTTTGAGGTGCTTCGAAATTACATGCAGCGGGCCAAAGCCTTTGTCTTTGCAGCCGAGGAGGACTTTGGCATCGTGCCCGTAGAAGCACAAGCCTGCGGCACACCTGTCATTGCTTACGGAAAAGGCGGTGCGCTTGAGACTGTAACTGAAGGTGAGACAGGCCTATTTTTTGACGCTCAAACCACATCAAGCATCATTGAAGCGATACAGAGGTTTGAAGATATAAAGGACCGCTTTATTCCTGCAAAGATACGAGAAAAGTCTTTGCGTTTTTCAAGGGATCGCTTTAAAAGGGAGTTTATAAGCTTTGTTGATGAAGCTTGGGAGACGTTTAAGTCCCGATAA
- the wbaP gene encoding undecaprenyl-phosphate galactose phosphotransferase WbaP has translation MSNVNIREIDIYKIGDTTSLAESWIMSGLYCLSDLAAIFFAVLLAYYLRKWTPEFLLPPSALVTRAYIELWPAIFLFALAYLVSGLYPSVGITAVEELRRTFIATSLVFTILSVWIFLSRVGFIYSRAIFFIAWILALLFVPLARAAIRYFFGSKSWWGVSAVVMGAAKTGAEIVKILRNTKALGIKPVAILDDDLEKHGKSIKGVSVIGSLELAPHLAKKCNIRWAIMAMPGLNRERLLQVWEENASYFHHVIYIPDLFGFASLGVLPRDFGGILGLEVRQQLLRSGPKIAKAIMDAMVAAVALVVSALLIPFIALLIKLDSKGPVFYKQTRYGKGGKPFKAWKFRTMVENADVVLKEYLARHPELKEEWDRDQKLRDDPRVTRVGRFLRKTSLDELPQVFNVIKGEMSVVGPRPIVQNEIEKYGKYYSLYTKVKPGITGLWQVSGRNDVSYEERVALDAYYVRNWSVWLDLYILARTVPVALFGKGAY, from the coding sequence TTGTCAAATGTAAATATCAGAGAGATAGATATTTATAAAATAGGCGATACAACATCTTTGGCTGAATCCTGGATCATGTCCGGGCTTTACTGCTTAAGCGACCTTGCGGCGATATTTTTTGCCGTTTTGCTCGCCTATTATTTAAGAAAATGGACTCCTGAATTCCTACTTCCGCCGAGCGCACTTGTGACTAGAGCTTACATCGAGCTGTGGCCTGCAATTTTTTTGTTTGCACTGGCATATCTAGTCTCAGGCCTTTATCCCAGCGTTGGCATTACGGCCGTCGAGGAGCTGCGTCGGACATTCATCGCAACATCTTTGGTTTTTACCATACTTTCCGTTTGGATATTTCTTTCCAGGGTAGGTTTCATCTATTCCCGTGCCATATTTTTCATCGCTTGGATTCTGGCCCTTTTATTTGTGCCCTTAGCCCGGGCGGCTATTCGATACTTTTTTGGCAGTAAAAGCTGGTGGGGAGTTTCTGCTGTCGTTATGGGTGCCGCCAAGACCGGAGCTGAAATCGTTAAGATATTAAGAAATACGAAAGCGCTGGGCATAAAGCCCGTAGCGATCCTGGATGACGATCTTGAAAAACATGGCAAATCTATTAAAGGCGTGTCAGTAATAGGAAGCTTGGAACTTGCCCCCCATCTTGCCAAGAAGTGCAATATTAGATGGGCGATAATGGCCATGCCGGGTTTAAATAGGGAAAGGTTGCTTCAAGTTTGGGAAGAAAACGCCTCGTATTTTCACCATGTGATCTACATCCCCGACCTTTTTGGCTTTGCAAGCCTTGGCGTCTTGCCGAGGGACTTTGGTGGCATATTGGGCCTAGAGGTGCGCCAGCAGCTTTTGCGCTCAGGTCCCAAAATCGCCAAGGCCATTATGGATGCGATGGTAGCGGCAGTTGCCCTTGTGGTTTCGGCACTTCTTATACCTTTTATAGCCCTGCTTATAAAGCTCGATTCAAAGGGGCCTGTATTTTACAAACAGACAAGGTACGGTAAGGGCGGCAAGCCCTTCAAAGCATGGAAGTTCAGGACCATGGTTGAAAATGCCGATGTCGTTTTAAAAGAATATTTAGCAAGGCATCCGGAGCTTAAGGAAGAATGGGACAGGGATCAAAAATTGCGAGACGACCCACGGGTGACCCGCGTCGGCAGGTTCCTAAGAAAGACAAGCCTTGACGAATTGCCTCAGGTCTTTAACGTCATCAAAGGAGAGATGAGCGTTGTGGGTCCAAGGCCAATCGTTCAAAATGAGATAGAGAAATACGGAAAATACTACTCCCTTTATACTAAAGTTAAGCCTGGAATAACGGGATTATGGCAAGTGTCAGGACGCAACGATGTCTCTTATGAAGAGCGCGTCGCATTGGACGCATACTATGTCCGCAACTGGTCCGTGTGGCTTGACCTTTACATCCTTGCCCGCACCGTCCCGGTAGCCCTTTTTGGCAAGGGCGCCTACTAG
- the murJ gene encoding murein biosynthesis integral membrane protein MurJ has product MFRAFLVLSSGSVIGKLIGFLREILMAALFGTGTYVAAYRVAQTATLMPIEFFLTNSLEAGFVPLYVRYAKEDPKRARAFLTVTVMLFLLLAGIIFLFLYLGSSWWVKILAPGMDDTTKALTASMLHVMALAVPLYILGMLMAYLEMAHGRYLTVSLRSTIQSVGLISGSLLAIYFKNPLFLAWGFVFAYLFYLLWLLSGLRKFGSLHFRTAFSQNVARDVFTTFWRYVRPVLIIPFLIQGNIAVERIVASLIGSAAIPAVDYAKFITESGVILIAAPLGMVGLSTMSGLDSNLVRQKVGQIANIVLIFMIPVSIFLACNNIDIVHILYARGAFDQESVEVTSKILLGFSIGMWAQVLSYYFIRVLNSQLRNTEVLIYTSISILIDVGIKLLFYKNLGPMVLGLGLSVNSIVLCLFITYALNLYKELKDTFLSLAVGSLFYIVAYIFISQKLTGLSHIVHFITITSISCLYWIFYVLLQPRLRKYVYLLIGNLHNLL; this is encoded by the coding sequence TTGTTTAGGGCATTTTTAGTGCTTTCTTCTGGTAGTGTTATTGGTAAACTCATTGGTTTTTTAAGGGAAATTCTAATGGCAGCACTTTTTGGCACGGGAACTTATGTGGCAGCCTATCGCGTTGCACAAACCGCTACGCTCATGCCGATAGAATTTTTTTTGACGAATAGCTTGGAAGCCGGTTTTGTCCCGCTATATGTCAGGTATGCTAAAGAAGATCCAAAAAGGGCTAGGGCTTTTTTAACCGTTACTGTGATGCTCTTTCTGTTGCTTGCAGGGATCATTTTCTTGTTTCTTTACTTGGGATCTTCTTGGTGGGTTAAGATCTTGGCTCCAGGGATGGATGATACAACCAAAGCCTTAACGGCTTCCATGCTTCACGTCATGGCATTGGCTGTTCCTTTATATATACTGGGAATGCTTATGGCCTATCTGGAAATGGCCCATGGTAGGTATTTGACTGTTTCTTTACGTTCTACCATACAAAGCGTTGGATTAATTTCTGGTTCACTACTTGCGATTTACTTTAAAAATCCCTTATTTTTAGCCTGGGGGTTTGTTTTTGCATATCTGTTTTACTTGTTGTGGCTTTTGAGTGGTTTGCGCAAGTTTGGATCGCTGCATTTTAGAACGGCTTTTTCTCAAAATGTTGCTAGAGATGTTTTTACCACTTTTTGGCGTTATGTTCGGCCTGTGCTAATAATTCCATTCTTGATCCAAGGCAATATAGCAGTTGAAAGGATTGTTGCATCTTTAATCGGAAGTGCAGCAATACCTGCTGTAGATTACGCTAAATTCATTACGGAAAGCGGTGTAATATTGATCGCAGCACCGTTGGGTATGGTTGGGCTATCTACTATGAGTGGTCTGGATTCAAACTTAGTGCGTCAAAAGGTCGGACAAATAGCTAATATTGTTTTGATCTTCATGATTCCAGTTTCTATATTTCTAGCTTGCAACAATATCGACATAGTTCATATACTATATGCCAGAGGAGCATTTGATCAAGAATCAGTGGAAGTAACTTCAAAGATATTACTAGGCTTTTCGATAGGCATGTGGGCTCAAGTGTTATCGTATTATTTTATAAGAGTGTTGAATTCGCAATTGCGCAATACAGAAGTGCTAATATATACTAGCATTTCAATATTGATTGATGTAGGAATAAAGCTATTATTTTATAAAAACTTAGGTCCTATGGTTTTGGGATTGGGCCTTAGTGTAAATTCTATTGTTTTATGCTTATTTATAACATATGCTTTAAATTTATATAAAGAGCTAAAGGACACTTTTTTATCACTAGCGGTAGGTTCTCTGTTTTACATTGTAGCATATATATTTATTAGTCAAAAGCTTACTGGACTTTCGCATATTGTTCATTTTATTACTATAACTAGTATATCTTGCTTATATTGGATATTTTATGTATTATTACAACCGCGCTTAAGAAAATATGTCTATTTGTTAATTGGAAATTTGCATAATTTATTATGA